The Pseudomonas azotoformans genome has a segment encoding these proteins:
- a CDS encoding MetQ/NlpA family ABC transporter substrate-binding protein has product MKKVLLFTALAAALTASFAQANEKLVVAATPIPHAEILELIKPTLAKEGVDLQIKVFTDYVQPNTQVAEKRLDANYFQTLPYLENFNKGKGTNLVTVVGVHVEPIGGYSKKIKNISELKDGATVAIPNEGSNSGRALLLLQKNGLITLKDPTNALSTPKDIASNPKNLKFKELESALLPRVLDQVDLDVINTNYALEAGLNPAKDALIIEDAKSPYVNFLVARPDNKDSDAIQKLSKALTSPEVKAFIEKKYNGAVVPAF; this is encoded by the coding sequence ATGAAAAAGGTTCTGTTGTTTACCGCACTGGCGGCTGCCCTGACTGCAAGCTTCGCCCAGGCCAACGAGAAACTGGTCGTTGCCGCGACCCCGATCCCCCACGCCGAGATCCTCGAGCTGATCAAGCCGACCCTGGCCAAAGAAGGCGTGGACCTGCAGATCAAAGTCTTCACCGACTACGTTCAACCTAACACGCAGGTGGCCGAAAAGCGCCTGGATGCCAACTACTTCCAGACCCTGCCGTACCTGGAAAACTTCAACAAGGGTAAGGGCACCAATCTGGTGACCGTGGTCGGTGTGCACGTTGAACCCATCGGCGGCTACTCGAAAAAGATCAAGAACATCTCTGAGCTCAAGGATGGCGCCACTGTGGCCATCCCGAACGAAGGCTCCAACAGCGGACGTGCCCTGTTGCTGCTGCAAAAGAATGGCCTGATCACGCTGAAAGATCCGACCAATGCCCTGTCCACGCCGAAAGACATTGCCAGCAACCCGAAAAACCTGAAGTTCAAGGAACTGGAATCAGCGCTCCTGCCACGCGTGCTCGACCAGGTTGACCTTGACGTTATCAACACCAACTACGCCCTGGAAGCTGGCCTGAACCCAGCCAAAGACGCGCTGATCATCGAAGACGCCAAGTCGCCGTACGTGAACTTCCTGGTGGCTCGCCCGGACAACAAGGACAGCGACGCTATCCAGAAACTGTCCAAGGCCCTGACCAGCCCGGAAGTCAAAGCCTTCATCGAGAAGAAGTACAACGGCGCGGTCGTGCCTGCGTTCTGA
- a CDS encoding TcdA/TcdB catalytic glycosyltransferase domain-containing protein — MINSLSPSDVRILVAGYANEATHSPSAAGFEAKYPANQFKPVTNNIHMVWVGSKPGSNQDAYLRQWATKNPNHKIMLWVDSTQFDAYATNQSAQAKAESVYPNYQSERPVRGLFSQLKTAINNPLQWPRNQIEQKQVIAELNKELLSSGNKALKEALLPEGGKVTPQNASQVLSAFERHASRTDDKFHQAEATILDQTTKSWDRYASNPPRDTTTLAALQERFSDLKNVQIRDLSNPADIRLQNKDVYQHEIMGRNGGYAAASDVARYEIVNHYGGTYTDIDLESVRPLDGALNAHPDLMLVGMAAGKSEASGNATPYFANALFSSHSQSAMLKSLIDDIGDKYRSMNGNEYAGDRYFSRPNKSTIETTGPNALRGHVDRVIQEAKGRPDLIRNDAASSAERIWDMAKPQNKEYWGLVDSHFKFPDNYVNFETEEQQNSATKAMAGGADRQPSTQG; from the coding sequence ATGATCAATTCCCTTTCTCCTTCCGATGTACGAATCCTTGTGGCTGGCTATGCGAATGAGGCTACTCATTCGCCATCTGCTGCAGGATTTGAAGCAAAATACCCTGCAAATCAGTTCAAGCCAGTCACCAATAATATTCACATGGTTTGGGTGGGGTCCAAGCCCGGTTCAAACCAGGATGCTTATTTAAGGCAGTGGGCCACAAAGAATCCGAACCATAAAATAATGTTATGGGTTGACTCTACTCAGTTTGATGCCTACGCAACTAATCAGTCGGCTCAGGCAAAAGCCGAAAGTGTTTACCCAAACTACCAGTCAGAAAGACCCGTTCGAGGGTTGTTCAGTCAGCTTAAGACAGCAATTAATAACCCGCTGCAATGGCCTCGCAATCAAATCGAGCAGAAGCAAGTTATTGCAGAACTTAATAAAGAACTTTTGTCTTCAGGTAACAAAGCATTGAAGGAAGCATTGCTGCCAGAGGGTGGAAAAGTTACGCCCCAGAACGCCTCTCAAGTGCTCAGTGCTTTTGAGCGTCACGCTTCACGTACCGATGACAAGTTTCATCAAGCAGAAGCCACCATTCTTGACCAGACGACAAAGTCCTGGGACCGCTACGCCAGTAACCCTCCCCGTGACACGACGACCCTGGCGGCTTTACAGGAGCGTTTCAGCGATCTGAAGAACGTGCAGATACGTGACTTGAGCAATCCTGCCGACATACGCCTGCAAAACAAGGACGTGTATCAGCATGAAATCATGGGCCGCAACGGCGGTTACGCCGCAGCTTCCGACGTCGCCCGGTATGAAATCGTCAATCACTATGGCGGCACCTACACGGATATTGACCTGGAAAGCGTGCGCCCGCTTGACGGCGCCTTAAATGCCCACCCAGACCTGATGCTGGTCGGCATGGCTGCAGGCAAGAGTGAGGCAAGTGGCAACGCCACCCCCTATTTTGCCAACGCGTTGTTCTCCAGCCACTCCCAGAGCGCGATGCTGAAGAGCCTGATTGATGACATCGGGGACAAATACCGTTCGATGAACGGCAATGAATACGCCGGCGATCGTTACTTCAGCCGTCCGAATAAAAGTACCATCGAAACCACCGGGCCCAATGCACTACGTGGGCATGTTGACAGGGTGATACAAGAAGCCAAAGGACGACCGGACCTGATCCGTAACGACGCCGCCTCCTCTGCAGAACGTATCTGGGACATGGCAAAGCCACAGAATAAAGAGTACTGGGGCCTGGTGGATTCCCACTTCAAATTCCCGGACAACTACGTCAACTTTGAGACCGAAGAACAGCAAAACAGCGCCACCAAAGCCATGGCGGGAGGTGCTGATCGGCAGCCTTCCACCCAAGGTTGA
- a CDS encoding amino acid ABC transporter permease, which yields MTFDFAFILSTLPAFLKAVGVTLQVGLIAIATSLLVALINAALLVFRTPYLSRLVALYVELARNTPLLIQLFFVYFALPALGFNISGFWAAIITMTFLGGAYLTEVLRAGVEAVPLAQIESGKSIGLSDWQLLRHVILPQAGILSLPALFANFIFLLKETTVVSAVAVPEILYTTKSYIALYYKTYEMLAVLTLICVLLFLPLSLLLSRLERRLQHGQFGS from the coding sequence ATGACCTTCGATTTCGCTTTTATCCTCAGCACCCTGCCGGCTTTCCTCAAAGCCGTGGGCGTGACGTTGCAAGTGGGCCTGATCGCCATTGCCACCTCGTTGCTAGTGGCGCTGATCAATGCGGCGCTGCTGGTGTTTCGCACGCCGTACCTGTCGCGCCTGGTCGCGTTGTATGTGGAGCTGGCGCGTAACACGCCGCTGCTGATCCAGCTGTTCTTCGTGTACTTCGCGCTGCCGGCCCTGGGCTTCAATATTTCCGGGTTCTGGGCGGCGATCATCACCATGACCTTCCTCGGCGGTGCCTACCTCACCGAAGTACTGCGTGCCGGTGTGGAAGCGGTGCCGCTGGCGCAGATCGAGTCGGGCAAGTCCATCGGCCTGTCCGACTGGCAGCTGTTGCGCCATGTGATCCTGCCCCAGGCCGGCATCCTCAGCCTGCCGGCGCTGTTCGCCAATTTCATCTTCCTACTCAAAGAGACCACCGTGGTCTCCGCCGTGGCGGTGCCGGAGATTCTCTACACCACCAAGAGCTACATCGCCCTCTACTACAAGACCTACGAAATGCTCGCCGTACTGACGCTGATCTGCGTGTTGCTGTTCTTGCCGCTGTCGCTGTTGCTCAGCCGCCTGGAAAGGAGGCTCCAGCATGGCCAGTTCGGGTCTTGA
- a CDS encoding amino acid ABC transporter permease: MASSGLELLWVSLPQLGKGAAQTLSISFLSIAFSTVGGVLYGVLRTLNNRLINAVLRVYLELFRAIPVLVWLYLLFFGLPIFFGLSIPSFWCAVLVLSLWGASEVGEVVRGALHSLPRGQREAGLSIGLSDPQLYGYVLLPQALKRMTPPTINVYTRIIKTSSLAVLIGVVDVIKVGQQIIERTYESVLIYGVLFLFFFFICYPLSAASKVLERRWAQA; the protein is encoded by the coding sequence ATGGCCAGTTCGGGTCTTGAGTTGCTGTGGGTGTCGTTGCCGCAACTGGGCAAAGGCGCTGCGCAAACCTTGTCGATTTCATTCTTGAGCATCGCCTTCAGCACTGTCGGCGGCGTGCTGTACGGCGTGCTGCGCACCTTAAACAACCGGTTGATCAACGCGGTGCTGCGGGTGTACCTGGAGCTGTTCCGCGCGATCCCGGTGCTGGTGTGGTTGTACCTGCTGTTTTTCGGCCTGCCGATTTTCTTCGGACTGAGCATTCCGAGCTTCTGGTGTGCAGTGCTGGTGCTCTCGTTGTGGGGCGCCAGCGAAGTGGGCGAGGTAGTGCGTGGCGCCTTGCATTCGTTGCCCCGTGGCCAGCGTGAAGCGGGGCTGTCGATTGGCCTCTCGGACCCGCAACTCTACGGCTATGTGCTGCTGCCCCAAGCCCTGAAACGCATGACCCCGCCGACCATCAACGTCTACACGCGGATCATCAAGACCAGCTCCCTGGCGGTGCTGATTGGCGTGGTGGATGTGATCAAGGTTGGCCAGCAAATCATCGAACGCACCTATGAGTCGGTATTGATCTACGGCGTGCTGTTCCTGTTTTTCTTCTTTATCTGTTACCCGTTGTCGGCCGCCTCCAAGGTGCTGGAACGGCGCTGGGCCCAAGCATGA
- a CDS encoding amino acid ABC transporter ATP-binding protein produces the protein MSALIEFQGFNKFFGEAQVLKGIDLSVQSGEVVVILGPSGCGKSTLLRCLNGLEVAHSGSLRFAGKELLGKQTDWRQVRQDVGMVFQSYHLFPHMSVLDNILLGPLKVQKRDPREAREQAEKLLERVGLADKRDAFPRQLSGGQQQRIAIVRSLCMNPQVMLFDEVTAALDPEMVKEVLEVIQGLARDGMTLLIVTHEMAFARAVADRVVFMEAGRILEQNTPEAFFTNPQTARAQQFLEKFSFVSTLPKKPKELALI, from the coding sequence ATGAGCGCATTGATCGAGTTCCAGGGTTTCAACAAATTCTTCGGCGAGGCTCAGGTGCTCAAGGGCATCGACTTGAGCGTGCAAAGCGGCGAAGTGGTGGTGATCCTCGGCCCCAGCGGTTGCGGCAAAAGCACCTTGCTGCGTTGCCTCAACGGCCTGGAAGTGGCCCACAGCGGCAGCCTGCGGTTTGCCGGCAAGGAGTTGTTGGGCAAACAAACCGACTGGCGGCAGGTGCGCCAAGACGTCGGAATGGTGTTCCAGAGCTACCATCTGTTCCCGCACATGAGCGTGCTCGACAACATCCTGCTCGGCCCGTTGAAAGTGCAAAAGCGCGACCCGCGCGAAGCCCGCGAACAGGCCGAGAAACTGCTGGAACGCGTAGGCCTGGCCGACAAGCGCGACGCCTTCCCGCGCCAGCTCTCCGGCGGCCAGCAGCAACGCATCGCCATCGTCCGTTCACTGTGCATGAACCCTCAGGTCATGCTCTTTGATGAGGTCACCGCCGCCCTCGACCCGGAAATGGTCAAGGAAGTGCTGGAAGTGATCCAGGGCCTGGCCCGCGATGGCATGACCCTGCTGATCGTCACCCACGAAATGGCCTTCGCCCGCGCCGTCGCTGACCGCGTGGTGTTTATGGAAGCCGGTCGCATCCTCGAACAGAACACCCCCGAGGCATTCTTTACGAACCCGCAAACCGCACGCGCGCAGCAGTTCCTGGAGAAGTTCTCCTTTGTTTCAACACTGCCCAAAAAACCTAAGGAACTTGCGCTGATATGA
- a CDS encoding AAA family ATPase produces MLKTLAVANYRSINKLVVPLDRLNLVTGPNGSGKSNLYRALRLLAETAQGGVINALAREGGLDSTFWAGPESISRRMHNGEVPIESTVRQGVKRLRLGFAGEDFSYAISLGLPEPSESFFSLDPEVKKECIWAGHLYRPASLLVQRSGPMVRAREGRAWDVLAQYTPNYHSLFDQVGNLRGSPEVLLLRESIRGWRFYDHFRSDMDAPVRQPQLGTRTPVLHHDGRDLAAALQTIREIGDPEALQRAVSDAFPGARLNIQPLQGGRFAIEFYQEGLLRPLSAAELSDGTLRYLLLIAALLTPRPPTMMVLNEPETSLHPDLLPALARLIIQASQQCQVWVVSHASRLIAALQQDAGCNSIVLEKVLGETRIVGQGILDAPAWHWPE; encoded by the coding sequence ATGCTCAAGACCCTCGCGGTGGCCAATTACCGCTCGATCAATAAATTGGTAGTGCCCCTGGACCGACTCAACCTGGTCACCGGCCCCAATGGCAGCGGCAAGTCCAACTTGTACCGCGCCCTGCGCCTGCTGGCGGAAACCGCCCAGGGCGGGGTGATCAATGCGCTGGCCCGCGAGGGCGGGCTGGACTCGACCTTCTGGGCCGGGCCGGAAAGTATCAGCCGGCGCATGCACAACGGCGAGGTGCCGATTGAGTCCACCGTGCGCCAAGGCGTGAAACGCCTGCGCCTGGGGTTTGCCGGGGAGGATTTCAGCTACGCCATTTCCTTGGGGCTGCCTGAACCGAGCGAGTCGTTTTTCTCTCTCGACCCCGAGGTCAAGAAGGAATGCATCTGGGCCGGCCACCTCTACCGCCCGGCCAGCCTGCTGGTGCAGCGTTCCGGGCCGATGGTGCGGGCGCGTGAGGGTCGCGCCTGGGATGTGCTGGCCCAGTACACGCCGAACTACCACAGCCTGTTCGATCAGGTCGGCAACCTGCGCGGTTCACCGGAGGTGTTGCTGTTGCGCGAAAGCATCCGTGGCTGGCGCTTTTATGATCACTTTCGCAGTGATATGGACGCGCCGGTGCGTCAGCCACAACTGGGCACACGCACGCCGGTGTTGCATCACGATGGGCGCGACCTGGCGGCGGCGTTGCAGACCATCCGTGAAATCGGCGATCCCGAGGCCTTGCAGCGTGCGGTCAGCGATGCTTTCCCCGGCGCGCGCCTGAATATCCAACCATTGCAGGGTGGGCGCTTTGCGATTGAGTTTTATCAGGAAGGTTTGCTGCGGCCATTGTCGGCGGCGGAGCTGTCGGACGGCACCTTACGTTACCTGCTGCTGATCGCAGCGCTCCTCACACCTCGGCCACCGACCATGATGGTACTGAACGAGCCGGAAACCAGTTTGCACCCGGACCTGCTGCCGGCGTTGGCGCGCTTGATAATCCAGGCGTCCCAGCAGTGCCAGGTGTGGGTGGTGTCCCATGCCAGCCGCTTGATTGCAGCGTTGCAGCAGGATGCGGGGTGCAATTCGATTGTGTTGGAGAAGGTGCTGGGGGAGACCCGGATTGTGGGCCAGGGGATTTTGGATGCGCCGGCGTGGCATTGGCCGGAGTAA
- a CDS encoding efflux RND transporter periplasmic adaptor subunit, producing MGGRICTCIFGIGLLALLSGCGEEKAEPKQHSRVFVQTVQPADFAAAVTLTGDIQARVQTDLSFRVGGKIIQRMVDVGDRVSAKQVLAKLDPKDLQTNVDSAQAQVVAEQARVKQTAAAFVRQEKLLPKGYTSRSEYDSAQAALRSSQSALAAAQAQLANAREQLGYTSLIAEAPGVITARQAEVGQVVQATVPIFSLARDGERDAVFNVYESLLVEPPPEAPITVSLLDNPNIKAVGKVREVTPAVAANTGTVQVKIALQALPKGMELGSVVSATANGPAKASIELPWAALTKDLSEPAVWLIDSDGKAQLHKVSVARYLTGKVIIGDGLKGGEKVVVAGGQLLHPGMIVEIAQQGAQP from the coding sequence ATGGGCGGTCGCATTTGCACCTGTATTTTCGGAATTGGCCTACTCGCGCTGCTGAGCGGCTGTGGCGAGGAAAAGGCTGAGCCCAAGCAGCACTCGCGGGTATTCGTGCAGACCGTGCAGCCGGCTGACTTCGCCGCGGCGGTCACGCTGACCGGCGATATCCAGGCCCGTGTGCAAACCGACCTGTCCTTCCGCGTCGGCGGCAAGATCATCCAGCGCATGGTCGACGTCGGTGATCGGGTGAGCGCCAAGCAAGTGCTGGCCAAGCTCGATCCCAAGGACTTGCAGACCAACGTCGATTCCGCCCAGGCCCAGGTCGTGGCCGAGCAAGCGCGGGTCAAACAGACGGCCGCCGCCTTCGTGCGCCAGGAAAAGCTCTTGCCCAAGGGCTATACCAGCCGCAGCGAATACGACTCCGCCCAGGCCGCGTTGCGCAGCAGCCAAAGCGCCTTGGCCGCCGCTCAGGCCCAGTTGGCCAACGCCCGCGAACAGCTCGGCTACACCTCGCTCATCGCCGAAGCCCCCGGCGTGATTACTGCGCGACAAGCCGAAGTCGGCCAGGTGGTGCAGGCCACCGTGCCGATTTTCAGCCTGGCCCGGGATGGCGAGCGCGATGCGGTATTCAACGTCTATGAGTCGCTGTTGGTGGAGCCGCCGCCGGAGGCGCCGATCACCGTCAGCCTCTTGGATAACCCGAATATCAAGGCCGTGGGCAAGGTGCGTGAAGTTACGCCCGCCGTGGCCGCCAATACCGGCACCGTGCAGGTGAAAATCGCCCTGCAAGCGTTGCCCAAAGGCATGGAATTGGGCTCGGTGGTCAGCGCCACCGCCAACGGCCCGGCCAAGGCCAGCATCGAATTGCCTTGGGCCGCGCTGACCAAGGACCTCAGCGAACCCGCCGTGTGGTTGATCGACAGCGACGGCAAGGCCCAACTACACAAAGTCAGCGTGGCGCGTTATCTCACCGGCAAAGTCATCATTGGCGATGGCCTCAAAGGTGGCGAAAAAGTCGTGGTGGCCGGCGGGCAATTGCTGCACCCCGGCATGATTGTCGAGATTGCCCAGCAGGGAGCCCAGCCATGA
- a CDS encoding efflux RND transporter periplasmic adaptor subunit, whose protein sequence is MKRLTGIFAASLLLVACSKEEPPPEPVRPVLSMEVKAEDQENLGRFAGTIQARYESNLGFRVPGRIARRAVDVGAEVEKGALLAVLDPTDQQNQLRAAQGDLARVQAQFINAQANARRQQELFNRGVGAQAQLDIAQTDLKTTQASLDQAQASVNQAKDQLNYAELRTDHAGIVTAWNAEAGQVVSAGQQVVTLARPDIKEAVIDLPAGLAERLPHDVVFLVAGQLDPSVNTTAIVREIEPQAQSATRTRRARLTLAETPPAFRLGTAISVTLSTAIAPRIEVPLSALQEVDGKTRIWLLDTQSQTVQPRDISLISRDANSALLNGGVKPGERIVTAGVNSLKPGQKVKIDEDSPR, encoded by the coding sequence ATGAAGCGCCTGACGGGAATATTCGCCGCCAGCCTGTTGCTGGTGGCCTGCTCCAAGGAAGAACCGCCACCCGAGCCTGTGCGCCCCGTGCTGTCGATGGAAGTGAAAGCCGAGGACCAGGAAAACCTCGGCCGTTTTGCCGGCACCATCCAGGCGCGTTATGAAAGCAACCTGGGCTTCCGCGTGCCCGGCCGCATTGCCCGCCGCGCCGTGGACGTGGGCGCCGAGGTGGAGAAGGGCGCCTTGCTTGCCGTCCTCGACCCCACCGACCAACAGAACCAATTGCGCGCCGCCCAGGGCGATCTGGCTCGTGTGCAGGCGCAATTCATCAACGCCCAGGCCAATGCCCGCCGTCAGCAGGAATTGTTCAACCGTGGCGTCGGCGCGCAGGCCCAGCTGGATATTGCCCAGACCGACCTTAAAACCACCCAGGCCTCTCTTGACCAGGCACAAGCCTCGGTCAACCAAGCCAAGGACCAACTCAACTACGCCGAACTGCGCACCGACCACGCTGGCATTGTCACCGCGTGGAATGCCGAAGCCGGCCAGGTGGTCAGTGCCGGTCAGCAAGTGGTGACCCTGGCCCGCCCGGATATCAAGGAAGCGGTGATCGACCTGCCCGCCGGCCTGGCCGAGCGCCTGCCCCATGACGTGGTGTTCCTGGTCGCCGGGCAACTCGACCCAAGTGTCAACACCACCGCCATCGTGCGCGAGATCGAACCCCAGGCCCAGAGCGCCACGCGCACCCGGCGCGCGCGGCTGACCCTGGCGGAAACACCGCCTGCGTTCCGCCTCGGCACAGCGATCAGCGTGACCTTGAGCACCGCCATTGCGCCACGCATCGAAGTGCCTTTGAGTGCCTTGCAGGAGGTCGACGGCAAGACCCGCATCTGGCTGCTCGACACCCAAAGCCAGACCGTGCAACCGCGCGACATCAGCCTGATCAGCCGTGACGCCAACAGCGCCTTGCTCAATGGCGGCGTCAAACCCGGCGAGCGTATCGTCACTGCTGGCGTGAACAGCCTGAAGCCTGGGCAAAAAGTCAAAATCGACGAGGACAGCCCGCGATGA
- a CDS encoding efflux RND transporter permease subunit, translated as MKGSFNLSDWALKHQSFVWYLMFVALLMGVFSYMNLGREEDPSFTIKTMVIQTRWPGATQEETLKQVTDRIEKKLEELDSLDYVKSYTRPGESTVFVFLKDTTSAKAIPEIWYQVRKKIDDIRGTFPQGLQGPSFNDEFGDVFGSVYAFTGDGLSMRQLRDYVEQVRAEIRSVPGLGKVEMIGQQDEVIYLNFSTRKLAALGIDQRQVVQSLQSQNAVTPAGVIEAGPERISVRTSGQFASEKDLANVNLRLNDRFYRLADIADISRGYVDPARPMFRFNGKPAIGLAIAMQKGGNIQSFGKALHTRMDELTADLPVGVGVHKVSDQAEVVEEAVGGFTSALFEAVIIVLVVSFISLGMRAGLVVACSIPLVLALVFVFMEYSGITMQRVSLGALIIALGLLVDDAMITVEMMITRLEKGETKEQAATYAYTSTAFPMLTGTLVTVAGFVPIGLNASSAGEYTFTLFAVIAVAMLVSWVVAVLFAPVIGVHILSAKVKPHDAEPGRIGRAFNGGMLWAMRNRWWAIGITVALFVASVFSMQFVQNQFFPSSDRPEILVDLNLPQNASINETRKAVDRLEAIIKDDPDIARWSTYIGQGAIRFYLPLDQQLENPYYAQLVIVSNGLEERGELIARLQKRLRDDFVGIGSFVQPLEMGPPVGRPIQYRVSGKDTDQVRKHAIELATLLDKNTHLGEIIYDWNEPGKVLRIDIAQDKARQLGLSSEDVAQLMNSVVSGASVTQVHDDIYLINVVGRAEDAERGTPETLQNLQIVTPNGTSIPLLAFATVRYELEQPLVWRRDRKPTITIKASVRDEMQPTDLVKQLKPEIDKFSAGLPVGYKVATGGTVEESGKAQGPIASVVPLMLFLMATFLMIQLHSVQKMFLVASVAPLGLIGVVLALIPTGTPMGFVAILGILALIGIIIRNSVILVTQIHEYEVAGYSPWDAVVEATEHRRRPILLTAAAASLGMIPIAREVFWGPMAYAMIGGIIIATLLTLLFLPALYVAWYKIREPKHEQS; from the coding sequence ATGAAAGGGAGCTTCAACTTATCCGACTGGGCCCTCAAGCATCAGTCCTTCGTCTGGTACCTGATGTTCGTCGCGCTGCTGATGGGCGTGTTTTCCTACATGAACCTGGGCCGGGAGGAAGACCCTTCGTTCACCATCAAGACCATGGTGATCCAGACCCGCTGGCCAGGCGCGACCCAGGAAGAAACCCTCAAGCAGGTCACCGACCGCATCGAGAAAAAACTCGAAGAACTCGACTCCCTCGACTACGTGAAAAGCTACACGCGGCCAGGCGAGTCCACGGTGTTCGTGTTCCTCAAGGACACCACCAGCGCCAAGGCCATCCCGGAGATCTGGTACCAGGTCCGTAAAAAGATCGACGACATTCGCGGCACCTTCCCCCAGGGCTTGCAGGGCCCATCGTTCAACGATGAGTTCGGTGACGTGTTCGGCTCGGTGTACGCCTTTACCGGCGACGGCCTGTCGATGCGCCAGCTGCGCGACTACGTGGAGCAGGTGCGCGCCGAGATCCGTTCGGTGCCGGGGCTGGGCAAGGTCGAGATGATCGGCCAGCAGGACGAAGTGATTTACCTGAACTTCTCCACGCGCAAACTGGCGGCCCTGGGGATTGACCAGCGCCAGGTGGTGCAGAGCCTGCAGTCGCAGAATGCGGTGACGCCGGCCGGGGTGATTGAGGCCGGGCCGGAGCGGATTTCCGTGCGCACGTCGGGGCAGTTCGCTTCGGAGAAAGACCTCGCCAATGTGAATCTGCGGCTCAATGACCGTTTCTATCGCCTGGCGGACATTGCCGATATCAGTCGTGGCTATGTGGACCCGGCGCGACCGATGTTCCGGTTCAACGGCAAGCCGGCCATCGGCTTGGCGATTGCCATGCAGAAGGGCGGCAATATCCAGTCGTTCGGCAAGGCCCTGCATACGCGAATGGACGAGCTGACCGCCGACCTGCCGGTGGGCGTCGGCGTGCACAAGGTGTCCGACCAGGCGGAAGTGGTGGAAGAGGCTGTCGGCGGCTTTACCAGCGCGTTGTTCGAGGCGGTGATCATCGTGCTGGTAGTGAGCTTTATCAGCTTGGGCATGCGCGCCGGCTTGGTGGTGGCGTGTTCGATTCCGTTGGTGCTGGCGTTGGTGTTCGTGTTCATGGAATACAGCGGCATCACCATGCAGCGGGTGTCCCTGGGCGCGCTGATTATCGCCCTTGGCCTGCTGGTGGACGACGCCATGATCACCGTCGAAATGATGATCACGCGCCTGGAGAAAGGCGAAACCAAGGAGCAGGCAGCGACCTACGCCTACACCTCCACGGCGTTCCCGATGCTGACCGGTACGCTGGTGACGGTCGCCGGTTTTGTGCCCATCGGCCTCAACGCCAGTTCGGCGGGCGAGTACACCTTCACTCTGTTCGCGGTGATTGCCGTGGCGATGCTGGTGTCGTGGGTGGTGGCGGTGCTGTTTGCGCCGGTAATCGGCGTGCATATCCTCAGTGCCAAGGTGAAGCCTCACGATGCCGAGCCGGGGCGAATTGGCCGGGCGTTCAATGGCGGCATGCTCTGGGCCATGCGTAACCGTTGGTGGGCGATTGGCATCACCGTGGCGCTGTTTGTGGCGTCGGTGTTCTCCATGCAGTTTGTGCAGAACCAGTTCTTCCCGTCATCGGACCGCCCGGAAATCCTGGTTGACCTGAACCTGCCGCAAAACGCCTCGATCAACGAGACGCGCAAGGCCGTCGACCGCCTGGAAGCGATCATCAAGGACGACCCGGACATCGCGCGTTGGAGCACCTATATCGGTCAGGGCGCGATTCGGTTCTACCTGCCGTTGGACCAGCAACTGGAAAATCCCTACTACGCGCAGTTGGTCATCGTGAGCAATGGCCTGGAAGAGCGCGGCGAGTTGATCGCACGCTTGCAAAAGCGCCTGCGCGATGACTTCGTCGGCATTGGTAGCTTTGTGCAGCCGCTGGAAATGGGCCCGCCGGTAGGTAGGCCGATTCAGTATCGCGTGTCGGGCAAAGACACCGACCAAGTACGCAAACACGCCATCGAACTGGCGACCTTGCTCGACAAGAACACCCACCTGGGCGAGATCATCTACGACTGGAACGAGCCGGGCAAAGTGCTGCGCATCGACATCGCCCAGGACAAGGCGCGCCAGCTGGGGCTGTCGTCGGAAGACGTGGCGCAGTTGATGAACAGCGTGGTCAGCGGTGCCTCGGTGACCCAGGTGCATGACGATATCTACCTGATCAACGTGGTCGGCCGCGCCGAAGATGCCGAACGCGGTACGCCGGAAACCTTGCAGAACCTGCAGATCGTCACACCCAACGGCACCTCGATTCCGCTGCTGGCGTTCGCCACGGTGCGCTACGAGCTGGAGCAGCCGCTGGTGTGGCGCCGCGACCGTAAACCGACGATCACCATCAAGGCGTCGGTGCGTGATGAGATGCAGCCGACGGACCTGGTGAAACAGCTCAAGCCGGAGATCGATAAGTTCAGCGCCGGCTTGCCGGTGGGCTACAAGGTCGCCACCGGCGGCACCGTGGAGGAAAGCGGCAAGGCCCAGGGCCCGATTGCCAGCGTGGTGCCGTTGATGCTGTTCCTCATGGCGACCTTCCTGATGATCCAACTGCACAGTGTGCAGAAGATGTTCCTGGTGGCGAGTGTCGCGCCGCTCGGTTTGATCGGCGTGGTGCTGGCGCTGATCCCCACGGGCACGCCCATGGGCTTTGTGGCGATCCTGGGGATTTTGGCGCTGATCGGCATCATCATCCGTAACTCGGTGATTCTGGTGACGCAGATTCACGAGTATGAAGTGGCAGGTTATTCACCGTGGGATGCGGTGGTGGAGGCTACCGAGCACAGGCGCCGGCCGATCCTGCTCACGGCAGCCGCTGCAAGCCTGGGCATGATCCCCATCGCGCGTGAGGTGTTCTGGGGGCCAATGGCCTACGCGATGATTGGCGGGATCATCATTGCGACTTTGCTTACACTTTTGTTTTTGCCTGCGTTGTATGTGGCTTGGTACAAGATCCGCGAGCCCAAACACGAACAGAGCTGA